GTTGTCATTCACGAGATTGTCGACACGGTTGGAGAGGCGATGTCAAGGAAGGAAGCACTTGCGGGCCTGAAGCAGATCAGAGGGGTATACGTCCCCTTATTGGGACGGCCACCTGTCGACAGGCTGGTCATCGACAACTTGGACTCGCTCCCGCATCCTACAGCTCAAATCCTACCAGAAGTGGAAGAGGATGATGAACACGCGCCTGTGTTTGGCAAGTCTTTGCTAGTGGAGGTCACGAGGGGATGTGGTCACTCCTGCAGGTTCTGCCTCGTTGGGCACATATGTAGACCGAGGAGAGTACGGTCGCTGGACAGACTCGAGGAGATTATCCGAAAGGGCGTCTCTGAAACACCTGTGTCAAAGGTTGCGCTGATTGGGTCATCTCTAGGGGACATGGACAGACTCGATGAACTCACAGAGTGGATAGTCAGTCAAGGTCTGGGCGTGTCAGTCCCGTCCCTGAGGGCAGACTCGGTCTCCTCTGAACTCCTGTCTGCCCTCGTACGAGGTGGTCAACGTACACTCACCATAGCACCGGAAACAGGCTCAGAAACTCTCCGGAGGACCATAGGAAAGGGACTCTCAGACAGTGACATAGAGGGGGCCGTACAGGCGGCCATGTCTGCGGGGCTCAAGTCAGTCAAACTGTACTTCATTGTTGGGCTTCCGGGAGAAACGGATCAAGACGCTGTGGACATAGCGCGGTTGGTTGACCAACTTAGCAGTAGATATCCGCTGAGATTCACACTGAGCATCAGCCCTTTTGTCCCAAAGGCCAACACTCGTTTTGAGAGAGAGCCACAGCCATCCATAGAGGTGATTAGGAGCAGGCTCAGGACCGTTGAGAGGCATTTGAAAGGCATAAGCAGAGTGACTGTCGAGCCCATTGACCCAAGGAATGCTAGGATTGAGGCAGCACTATCAATTGGTGGTAGAGACCTAGGGAGAGTGGTTCGTCTGGCGGCACGATATGGGGGACTGGGAGGGTGGCGTCGCGCAGAGAGGGAGGCAGGAGTGCAGTTCCTTGAACTGGCAGGTCAGGATAGAAGAGGAGTCGAGGAACTCCCATGGTCATTCATAAGACTCTGACATCCCTGACGACGACCTCGACTCGAGGAGAAGATACGGGCACGAAAGAACACTGGTTGCGGATGCGATGTCTAGAATCAGAGAACGAGGGCGAAAGCCGATTCAAGATGACAGAGGGCGAGGCCCAAACATCAAGGGACTCGATGGCGGTGCGAGACCTCAGGCGTTCGAACATCAGTCACTGCTGCTGAGCCTCCCGGACCGTTCATTTTCAGTTGGACAGAGTTGGACACAGGAGTCTTGTCACTCCCAGGATACGGCACTGGGGTCACTCCTCGAGGTCTCATGATGTGTCGAGCCGACCTCGAGCTCTCCGTTCCCGCACGGAGGTATACATGCACCACGCAGCGATGTCCAAGACCGTCCAGCTTCTGGGCAGCTGCTGCTAACCCATGCCATAATCCTTTTATGGCAACCCAAGGGGGTCACTGCGAACCCAGTCAGTTCTGGCTATAATCATCTCTCAAGGTGACTCCGAATGGGAAAGAGACCCGGACACTGTTATCGCCCCGTCGACCGCCAGCCGTACATGAGAAAGCGGTTTATCCACCGTCAACCAGCGAGCCGAATTGTCAGCTATGACATGGGGCAGAACAATGGTCAGTTCGAAGTAGAGATGTCCCTGATTGGTCTCGAGCGGTGTCAGATTCGTAACCAGGCTCTTGAGGCAGCTCGAGTCGCTGCCAACAGGCACCTGAGCAAGAAGCTTCAGAAGAAGGCGTTTCATATGCGTGTGCGTGTGAAGCCCTACCATTACCTACGAGAGAACAAGATGATCTCCGGAGCAGGCGCAGACCGTGTGCAAGATGGAATGCGTCGTTCATTCGGTAAAGTGATTGGGTCTGCTGCACGAGTCAAGCCCAACCAGCGACTGATTACCGTTCGCGTGGACCGCGACAACATCACTATTGCGAGAGATGCTCTACTCAAGGCGGCACCGAAGAT
The sequence above is a segment of the Candidatus Thorarchaeota archaeon genome. Coding sequences within it:
- a CDS encoding radical SAM protein, yielding MSGVRFREFNTRHKTGRGIAVRFGFAYPSTYRAGITSLATHLFYSILNDREDTSCERYFRFGVQSPCHSLESGRQLRDNHIVGFSLSYEEDIVNVVQMLEMGQVPIESSERTETDPIVIMGGPAVTANPEPYADFVDAFVIGEADVVIHEIVDTVGEAMSRKEALAGLKQIRGVYVPLLGRPPVDRLVIDNLDSLPHPTAQILPEVEEDDEHAPVFGKSLLVEVTRGCGHSCRFCLVGHICRPRRVRSLDRLEEIIRKGVSETPVSKVALIGSSLGDMDRLDELTEWIVSQGLGVSVPSLRADSVSSELLSALVRGGQRTLTIAPETGSETLRRTIGKGLSDSDIEGAVQAAMSAGLKSVKLYFIVGLPGETDQDAVDIARLVDQLSSRYPLRFTLSISPFVPKANTRFEREPQPSIEVIRSRLRTVERHLKGISRVTVEPIDPRNARIEAALSIGGRDLGRVVRLAARYGGLGGWRRAEREAGVQFLELAGQDRRGVEELPWSFIRL
- a CDS encoding 50S ribosomal protein L16; the encoded protein is MGKRPGHCYRPVDRQPYMRKRFIHRQPASRIVSYDMGQNNGQFEVEMSLIGLERCQIRNQALEAARVAANRHLSKKLQKKAFHMRVRVKPYHYLRENKMISGAGADRVQDGMRRSFGKVIGSAARVKPNQRLITVRVDRDNITIARDALLKAAPKIPTPCKVVFDKIDPELKRKLGYGVD